A window from Drosophila nasuta strain 15112-1781.00 chromosome 3, ASM2355853v1, whole genome shotgun sequence encodes these proteins:
- the LOC132789484 gene encoding LOW QUALITY PROTEIN: polypeptide N-acetylgalactosaminyltransferase 3 (The sequence of the model RefSeq protein was modified relative to this genomic sequence to represent the inferred CDS: deleted 1 base in 1 codon): MGLRFQQLKKLWLLYLFLLFFAFFMFAISINLYVSSIQNTDAQPRHPKPPPKRRSLWPYKNIVAHYIGKGDIFGNMTADDYNINQFEPKQGEGADGRPVIIPPRDRFRMQRFFKLNSFNILASDRIPLNRTLKDYRTPECRDKRYANNLPTTSVIIVFHNEAWSVLLRTITSVINRSPRHLLKEVILVDDASDRSFLKKQLEAYIQVLAVPTRLYRMKERSGLVPARLMGAQHARGDVLTFLDAHCECSRGWLEPLLARIQESREVVICPVIDIISDDNFSYTKTFENHWGAFNWQLSFRWFSSNRKRQTSAKPADSTAPTATPGMAGGLFAIDRKYFYEMGAYDSDMRIWGGENVEMSFRIWQCGGRIEISPCSHVGHIFRSSTPYTFPGGMSEVLTANLARAATVWMDDWQYFVMLYTAGLSLGARDKVNVTERLALREKLQCKPFAWYLENIWPEHFFPAPDRFFGKIIWLDGETECAQAYSNYMKNLPGRALSREWKRAFEQIDNKAEEFMSLIDLERDKCLRPLNNETPRTSLHPVTVGDCTSHSQSMDMFVITPKGQIMTNENVCLTYRPPKQGTLKLLVSRNATTSNVMLMQCAIESSQLWTYDMDSQQISHRESKLCLTLKSATNTRTQKTEKVVLISDCNFKDITQKWGLIPLPWRM, from the exons ATGGGTCTTCGATTCCAGCAGCTGAAGAAGCTATGGTTGTTATACCTGTTCTTGCTG TTTTTTGCATTCTTCATGTTTGCAATTAGCATAAACTTATATGTGTCAAGCATTCAAAACACTGACGCACAGCCGCG TCATCCAAAACCGCCGCCCAAACGGCGATCGCTCTGGCCGTACAAAAACATTGTGGCCCACTATATTGGCAAGGGAGACATCTTCGGCAACATGACTGCAG ACGATTACAACATTAACCAGTTCGAGCCTAAACAGGGCGAGGGCGCCGATGGACGACCTGTGATTATTCCACCGCGCGACCGCTTTCGAATGCAGCGCTTCTTTAAGCTCAACAGCTTCAATATACTGGCCAGTGATCGTATACCCCTTAATCGAACACTCAAGGACTACAGAACCCCAGA ATGTCGCGACAAGAGATATGCTAATAACCTGCCCACAACGTCCGTCATTATTGTTTTCCATAATGAAGCTTGGTCCGTCCTGCTGCGCACCATTACAAGCGTGATTAATCGGTCACCTCGTCATCTGCTCAAGGAGGTCATCTTGGTCGACGATGCTAGCGATCGCT CGTTTTTAAAGAAACAACTGGAGGCCTACATACAGGTTCTTGCGGTTCCAACGCGCCTGTATCGCATGAAAGAACGCAGCGGTTTAGTGCCTGCCCGTCTGATGGGCGCTCAGCATGCGAGAGGCGATGTACTCACCTTTCTGGATGCGCATTGCGAATGCTCTCGTGGCTGGCTGGAGCCATTGCTGGCGCGAATTCAGGAGTCACGTGAAGTAGTCATTTGCCCAGTGATAGATATCATATCCGATGACAATTTCAGCTACACTAAAACCTTTGAGAATCACTGGGGTGCCTTCAATTGGCAGTTAAGCTTCCGCTGGTTCTCTTCGAATCGCAAGCGACAAACCAGCGCCAAGCCAGCGGACAGCACAGCGCCAACAGCCACTCCTGGAATGGCTGGCGGCCTTTTCGCCATAGATCGAAAATACTTTTACGAAATGGGCGCCTACGACAGCGACATGCGTATCTGGGGCGGTGAGAATGTGGAGATGTCATTCCGCATTTGGCAGTGCGGTGGCCGTATCGAGATTAGTCCCTGCTCACATGTGGGACACATCTTCCGCAGCAGCACTCCGTACACTTTCCCTGGCGGCATGAGTGAGGTGCTAACTGCTAATCTGGCCAGAGCTGCCACCGTCTGGATGGACGATTGGCAGTACTTTGTGATGCTCTACACAGCTGGACTGTCCCTCGGTGCACGCGATAAGGTGAATGTGACAGAGCGACTGGCGTTGCGGGAGAAACTGCAGTGTAAACCTTTTGCTTGGTATCTGGAGAACATTTGGCCGGAGCATTTCTTCCCGGCGCCGGATCGTTTCTTTGGCAAGATCATTTGGCTGGATGGCGAGACGGAATGTGCACAGGCCTACAGCAATTATATGAAGAACTTACCTGGCCGAGCCTTGTCACGTGAATGGAAACGCGCTTTCGAACAAATTGATAATAAGGCCGAGGAATTTATGTCGTTGATCGACTTGGAGCGTGACAAGTGTCTGCGTCCGTTGAATAACGAAACGCCACGCACCTCATTGCATCCTGTTACAGTGGGCGATTGCACATCTCATTCGCAGAGCATGGACATGTTTGTGATTACGCCCAAAGGTCAGATAATGACCAATGAGAATGTCTGTCTCACCTATCGTCCACCAAAGCAAGGCACTTTGAAGCTGCTTGTGAGCCGCAATGCAACCACATCGAATGTTATGCTAATGCAGTGTGCCATTGAGTCAAGTCAATTGTGGACCTACGACATGGAC TCGCAACAAATTTCGCATCGTGAATCGAAGCTATGCCTTACACTTAAGTCGGCCACAAATACGCGAACGCAGAAGACGGAGAAAGTGGTGCTAATATCGGATTGTAACTTCAAGGATATAACACAAAAATGGGGTCTTATACCATTGCCATGGCGCATGTAA
- the LOC132789488 gene encoding protein late bloomer, producing MPSSIKVLKISSFVLDFLCCVFAALSIAACSYALIVFPHSVAIRLPCIFGIVLGVLVFGSTIFGCIAALRENIRLSWIYTAILMALVFAQITVVFAEPIDFPLLANETVGNAWNNQLYNNGSMSYFEIKYHCCGMSGPMNYVESGIIIPQSCYLNQNSSIVPDLFTVGCNKKLAIAYVKGTSYERACDWSVIGIELLTMIVTGLFAINLQNAERRRLYR from the exons ATGCCGAGTAGCATCAAAGTATTGAAGATCTCCTCATTTGTTTTGGATTTTCTTTGTTGT GTATTTGCCGCTTTATCTATTGCCGCATGTTCTTATGCCCTGATAGTGTTTCCGCACAGTGTCGCCATTCGGTTGCCATGTATTTTTGGCATTGTCCTGGGTGTGCTGGTCTTTGGCAGCACCATCTTTGGATGCATTGCGGCTCTGCGCGAAAACATTCGTCTTAGCTGGATT TATACTGCGATTTTAATGGCGTTGGTATTCGCACAAATCACCGTCGTATTCGCCGAGCCAATCGATTTCCCACTGCTCGCAAATGAGACCGTAGGCAATGCCTGGAATAATCAGCTGTATAATAATGGCAGCATGTCCTACTTTGAGATCAAG TATCATTGTTGTGGCATGTCGGGACCAATGAATTATGTAGAGAGCGGAATTATAATTCCACAGAGTTGCTACTTGAATCAGAACTCGAGCATCGTGCCAGATCTGTTCACTGTTGGCTGCAATAAGAAACTTGCTATCGCGTATGTGAAGGGCACGAGCTATGAACGCGCCTGTGATTGGAGTGTTATTGGCATAGAG tTGCTTACAATGATTGTGACTGGGCTCTTTGCAATCAACTTGCAAAATGCGGAACGTAGACGACTTTATCGTTAA
- the LOC132789487 gene encoding protein late bloomer — MGCATATIKYLVFLFNALCALLGIGVIVVNSIALKDVANETRPVLIFFIVIGSIVFLISFFGCCGAIKESSCLTWMYAIIMLIILILSCVLCFVYVHHIDDEQLARSQLNNAWAQQKNGTDAMTFYQKTFKCCGITGPNDYTKANLTTPESCYAANTNGTATTSHSVYPDGCLTKLIAFYDDALKFVRVFGWILIAVEGAAFVFATVLGITFNNEQRRSRY, encoded by the exons ATGGGTTGTGCAACGGCAACGATCAAATATCTAGTATTCCTGTTCAACGCTTTATGCGCG TTGCTCGGCATTGGTGTGATTGTGGTCAATTCGATTGCACTCAAAGATGTCGCCAATGAAACACGTCCCGTACTTATATTCTTCATTGTGATCGGCTCGATTGTATTTCTGATTTCTTTCTTCGGTTGCTGTGGTGCCATTAAAGAGAGCTCTTGTCTAACATGGATG TATGCCATTATTATGCTGATCATACTGATCCTATCCTGCGTGCTGTGCTTCGTTTATGTCCACCACATTGACGATGAGCAGTTGGCAAGGAGTCAATTGAACAACGCCTGGGCTCAGCAAAAGAATGGCACCGATGCCATGACCTTCTATCAGAAGACT TTCAAGTGCTGTGGCATTACTGGCCCCAATGACTATACCAAGGCCAATCTGACGACACCCGAAAGTTGTTATGCTGCCAACACTAATGGAACCGCAACAACAAGTCACTCGGTTTACCCCGACGGCTGCTTAACTAAATTGATCGCTTTCTATGACGACGCCTTGAAGTTCGTTAGGGTCTTTGGCTGGATTTTGATAGCCGTTGAG GGTGCCGCCTTCGTCTTTGCCACTGTTTTGGGTATCACATTCAACAATGAGCAACGTCGTTCCAGATATTAA
- the LOC132791174 gene encoding dynein light chain Tctex-type protein 2B isoform X2, giving the protein MSRMQAITASVRTTNRMNALLSESMLSRRRALQNGGEGEGPVGEGGERKEKPKNDWKFFHTNFNMERAHKIIEDCIEERLLWDRFSRSYDSWRAVQLVEGLSAEIRDRVKKLNHRRHRIVCLLSLVEKQNQGIYQRMCHLMDEKRDNFTQLVFERPTYFMIVVLYLVYKD; this is encoded by the exons ATGAGTCGCATGCAAGC CATCACTGCGTCTGTACGCACCACCAATCGGATGAATGCCTTGCTCTCGGAGTCCATGTTAAGTCGCCGCCGTGCGCTGCAGAACGGCGGAGAGGGCGAGGGCCCGGTGGGCGAAGGAGGCGAACGGAAGGAGAAGCCGAAAAATGATTGGAAATTCTTTCACACCAATTTCAATATGGAACGTGCGCACAAAATCATCGAAGATTGCATTGAGGAGCGTCTGCTGTGGGATCGCTTTAGCCGCAGCTACGACTCGTGGCGCGCTGTTCAACTGGTCGAGGGTCTGTCGGCGGAGATACGGGATCGGGTCAAGAAGCTAAACCACAGACG CCATCGCATTGTCTGCCTCTTGTCGCTGGTGGAGAAGCAGAACCAGGGCATCTATCAGAGAATGTGCCATCTGATGGACGAGAAGCGTGATAATTTCACTCAGCTTGTTTTCGAACGACCCACGTACTTTATGATTGTCGTTTTGTATCTGGTCTACAAGGATTAA
- the LOC132791174 gene encoding dynein light chain Tctex-type protein 2B isoform X1, with translation MSGTVAASSWTSMKTRITASVRTTNRMNALLSESMLSRRRALQNGGEGEGPVGEGGERKEKPKNDWKFFHTNFNMERAHKIIEDCIEERLLWDRFSRSYDSWRAVQLVEGLSAEIRDRVKKLNHRRHRIVCLLSLVEKQNQGIYQRMCHLMDEKRDNFTQLVFERPTYFMIVVLYLVYKD, from the exons ATGTCAGGCACTGTAGCGGCGTCCAGTTGGACGTCAATGAAGACGCG CATCACTGCGTCTGTACGCACCACCAATCGGATGAATGCCTTGCTCTCGGAGTCCATGTTAAGTCGCCGCCGTGCGCTGCAGAACGGCGGAGAGGGCGAGGGCCCGGTGGGCGAAGGAGGCGAACGGAAGGAGAAGCCGAAAAATGATTGGAAATTCTTTCACACCAATTTCAATATGGAACGTGCGCACAAAATCATCGAAGATTGCATTGAGGAGCGTCTGCTGTGGGATCGCTTTAGCCGCAGCTACGACTCGTGGCGCGCTGTTCAACTGGTCGAGGGTCTGTCGGCGGAGATACGGGATCGGGTCAAGAAGCTAAACCACAGACG CCATCGCATTGTCTGCCTCTTGTCGCTGGTGGAGAAGCAGAACCAGGGCATCTATCAGAGAATGTGCCATCTGATGGACGAGAAGCGTGATAATTTCACTCAGCTTGTTTTCGAACGACCCACGTACTTTATGATTGTCGTTTTGTATCTGGTCTACAAGGATTAA